The following are encoded in a window of Flavobacterium sp. WC2421 genomic DNA:
- a CDS encoding outer membrane lipoprotein carrier protein LolA, translating into MKTFIQIAFIFLFSFSIQAQDKKAKDLLDQVTAKVKSYDNIVIDFKYSLNNAKENINQDSKGNVTMKNNQYVLNFMGITKIFDGRKTYTIVPEDEEITISNVNEKDDSAITPSKMLTFFNSGYRYSMDALQDVRGRKIQYIKLIPTNSRDQRKEILLGIDVQTKHIYNLIEMGKKGTKTTLTVNSFKTNQPLSKNQFIFAESKYPNYYINKLD; encoded by the coding sequence ATGAAAACATTTATTCAAATTGCATTTATATTTCTTTTTAGCTTTTCGATACAAGCACAAGACAAAAAGGCAAAAGACCTTTTAGATCAAGTGACTGCAAAAGTAAAAAGTTATGATAATATTGTAATTGATTTTAAATATTCTTTAAATAACGCAAAAGAAAATATCAATCAAGACAGTAAAGGAAATGTAACGATGAAAAACAACCAATATGTATTGAATTTCATGGGAATTACCAAGATTTTTGATGGAAGAAAAACGTATACTATTGTTCCTGAAGATGAAGAAATTACTATTTCAAATGTAAATGAAAAAGACGATAGTGCCATTACTCCTTCAAAAATGCTTACTTTTTTCAATAGTGGCTACAGGTATTCAATGGATGCATTGCAAGATGTAAGAGGACGAAAAATTCAATATATCAAATTGATTCCTACCAATTCAAGAGATCAAAGAAAAGAAATCCTATTGGGAATTGATGTGCAAACAAAACACATCTATAATTTGATTGAAATGGGTAAAAAAGGAACAAAAACTACTTTAACCGTTAATTCTTTTAAAACCAACCAACCTTTGTCAAAAAATCAATTTATCTTTGCCGAAAGTAAATATCCAAATTACTACATCAATAAATTAGATTAA